A single window of Mustela erminea isolate mMusErm1 chromosome 4, mMusErm1.Pri, whole genome shotgun sequence DNA harbors:
- the PSMB1 gene encoding proteasome subunit beta type-1: MLSTAVGCWGPGRDPAMEPPSTAGPVQLRFSPYAFNGGTVLAIAGEDFSIVASDTRLSEGYSIHTRDSPKCYKLTDKTVIGCSGFHGDCLTLTKIIEARLKMYKHSNNKTMTTGAIAAMLSTILYSRRFFPYYVYNIIGGLDEEGKGAVYSFDPVGSYQRDSFKAGGSASAMLQPLLDNQVGFKNMQNVEHVPLSLDRAMRLVKDVFVSAAERDVYTGDALRICIVTKEGIREETVPLRKD, from the exons ATGCTGTCGACCGCCGTAGGGTGCTGGGGACCCGGCCGAGACCCGGCGATGGAGCCCCCCAGCACCGCGGGCCCCGTGCAGCTGCGCTTCTCGCCCTACGCTTTCAACGGAGG taCTGTATTGGCAATCGCTGGAGAAGATTTTTCGATTGTTGCTTCTGACACTCGATTGAGTGAAGGGTATTCGATTCACACCCGGGATAGCCCCAAGTGTTACAAATT AACAGACAAAACAGTCATTGGATGCAGCGGTTTTCATGGAGACTGTCTTACCCTGACAAAGATTATTGAAGCAAGACTAAAG ATGTACAAGCATTCTAATAACAAAACCATGACGACCGGGGCGATTGCCGCCATGCTGTCCACAATCCTCTATTCAAGACGTTTCTTTCCCTACTACGTGTACAACATCATCGGGGGACTGGATGAAGAAG gGAAGGGAGCCGTGTATAGCTTTGACCCCGTAGGGTCCTACCAGAGAGACTCGTTCAAGGCTGGAGGCTCAGCCAGTGCCATGCTCCAGCCCCTGCTTGACAACCAG GTTGGTTTCAAGAACATGCAGAACGTGGAGCATGTCCCACTGTCTTTGGACAGAGCCATGCGGCTCGTGAAAGACGTCTTCGTTTCTGCGGCTGAGAGGGACGTGTACACCGGGGACGCGCTCCGAATCTGCATTGTGACCAAGGAGGGCATCAGGGAGGAGACCGTTCCCCTGAGGAAGGATTGA